Proteins co-encoded in one Arachis hypogaea cultivar Tifrunner chromosome 13, arahy.Tifrunner.gnm2.J5K5, whole genome shotgun sequence genomic window:
- the LOC112735411 gene encoding uncharacterized protein, translating to MPGTDAVLRSSPVRVGGQADESQAYFHRLFWTFPPCIEAFRHCNPLVSIDGTHLYGKYGGTLLVAIAQDGNSNILPVAFALVEGENAESWSFFLSHLRQHVTPQPGLLVISDRHNGIKAALEAPDGGWLPPATYRAFCIRHVAANFALTFKGKDAMRLLMNAAYVKTEVEFDYWFDILRSEDPVMCDWANRIEYSLWTQHQDEGRRFGHMTTNISECVNSILKGVRNLPVCSLVKATYGRLAELFVRKGREAEAQLGTGQQFSQHLVKCIEANLKTARCFTMTLYDRDNSEFTVSETTPTGSFFLGSYRVSLGSQTCDCGYFQALHFPCPHALAYCAYS from the coding sequence atgcctggtactgATGCAGTCCTCAGGAGCAGCCCTGTTCGAGTTGGGGGACAGGCGGACGAGTCGCAAGCTTATTTTCACCGACTGTTCTGGACGTTTCCACCAtgtatcgaggcattccgtcattgcaatcCCTTGGTCagtattgacggcacccatctgtATGGAAAGTATGGGGGAACATTGCTCGTCGCGATTGCACAGGATGGGAACTCCAACATTCTGCCTGTTGCATTTGCACTGGTTGAGGGTGAGAATGCCGAGTCTTGGTCCTTTTTTCTCTCCCACCTGCGTCAGCACGTGACCCCTCAGCCAGGTCTGCTGGTTATATCAGACAGGCATAATGGCATCAAGGCTGCGCTTGAGGCTCCGGACGGGGGATGGCTACCTCCTGCTACctaccgtgcattctgcattcgGCATGTGGCAGCAAATTTTGCCCTAACCTTCAAGGGCAAGGATGCAATGAGGCTTCTTATGAATGCAGCGTATGTGAAGACGGAGGTGGAGttcgattactggtttgatattctgcgGTCTGAAGACCCTGTCATGTGTGACTGGGCAAACCGGATTGAGTATTCATTGTGGACACAGCATCAGGATGAGGGTCGGAGATTTGGGCACATGACGACAAATATCTCTGAGTGTGTTAATTCAATCCTGAAGGGAGTCAGGAATCTCCCTGTCTGCTCGCTGGTGAAGGCAACTTACGGGAGGTTGGCCGAGCTATTCGTCCGCAAggggagagaggctgaggcccagCTGGGTACgggacaacaattcagtcaacACTTGGTGAAGTGTATTGAGGCCAATTTGAAGACGGCGAGGTGCTTCACGATGACTTTGTACGACCGAGATAACTCGGAGTTCACTGTCTCGGAGACGACTCCTACTGGTTCGTTCTTCCTCGGTAGCTACAGGGTGTCACTCGGATCTCAGACATGTGACTGCGGATACTTTCAGGCACTACATTTCCCGTGTCCCCACGCCCTGGCATACTGTGCCTATTCATAG
- the LOC112735413 gene encoding uncharacterized protein, translated as MTDQSGTHQHAGPDLVAANAALLTENQRMAELLATLQNKGERKNVNKEVNADQPDEHQSKSNAKTEERAPKTGRRRANPFSEEIMSFKMPQNFTLPMTLVPYKGIGDPKIHVTKFESMMFLNSDSDPILCRYFPTFLDGAALLWFSNLPAGSITNFDNFSKLYINQFPASKIYVRDSDYLSTIKQGLHESLKDYLTRFTTTAMEIPDLNPEVQLHAIKSGLRPRKFQEAIAVAKPKTLEEFREKATGQIEIEELQENWRSERQPNKRDEDKSAAKDTKKPFRLTPKYDSYTRFNARREDIIKKILHNKLIKPPSRAGLYQDQHYVDKSKRCAFHQKFGYTTDKCVVAKDLLERLARQGHLDKYISNKTRATSDDPSDRHQERALHTSDKAKTQPPPTRGIINCISGGFASRGETSSARKRRYRDMLTLQRTADVLTSKPRIPNISFKQSDCQTNSDNLDDPVIISIQTGDLLVKKALLDPGSSADVLFYSTFKRMKLSE; from the coding sequence ATGACGGATCAATCGGGCACCCATCAACATGCCGGTCCCGACCTCGTAGCAGCAAACGCAGCACTGCTTACAGAAAACCAACGGATGGCCGAGCTATTAGCCACCTTGCAGAATAAAGGTGAAAGAAAAAATGTTAACAAGGAGGTGAACGCTGACCAACCAGACGAACACCAATCAAAATCCAATGCCAAGACGGAGGAGAGAGCCCCGAAAACAGGGAGGCGGCGAGCTAACCCCTTTTCTGAGGAAATTATGAGCTTtaagatgcctcaaaacttcacACTTCCCATGACGCTGGTACCTTATAAAGGAATCGGAGATCCTAAGATTCATGTTACTAAATTTGAATCCATGATGTTCCTCAATAGTGACTCTGACCCCATATTATGCCGATATTTTCCTACTTTTTTAGATGGTGCCGCGCTGTTGTGGTTTTCCAATTTGCCTGCAGGTTCAATAACGAATTTCGACAATTTCTCCAAGCTATATATTAATCAGTTCCCGGCCTCCAAGATTTACGTACGAGACTCAGACTACCTCAGTACTATCAAGCAGGGACTGCACGAGAGCCTAAAGGATTATTTGACCCGCTTTACAACGACAGCTATGGAGATTCCCGACCTTAATCCCGAAGTCCAACTACATGCCATAAAAAGCGGCTTGCGCCCAAGAAAATTCCAAGAAGCCATAGCAGTAGCAAAGCCAAAGACATTAGAAGAGTTTCGAGAAAAAGCAACTGGGCAAATCGAAATAGAAGAATTGCAAGAAAACTGGAGGAGTGAAAGGCAGCCGAACAAACGGGACGAGGATAAGTCAGCCGCCAAAGATACTAAGAAGCCTTTCAGGCTAACGCCAAAATACGATTCGTACACAAGATTCAACGCCAGGAGAGAAGACATCATTAAGAAGATACTACATAACAAACTAATAAAGCCACCAAGCAGAGCCGGCTTGTACCAAGACCAGCATTATGTGGATAAATCCAAACGTTGTGCCTTTCATCAGAAGTTCGGCTACACCACTGATAAATGTGTGGTCGCAAAAGACCTCTTAGAAAGGCTAGCAAGACAAGGGCACTTGGACAAATACATCAGCAACAAAACAAGGGCAACCTCCGACGACCCTAGTGACCGACACCAAGAGCGAGCTTTACACACCTCGGACAAAGCCAAAACCCAACCCCCACCGACCAGGGGAATCATCAATTGCATCTCTGGAGGATTCGCGAGCAGAGGCGAAACAAGCTCGGCACGAAAGCGACGTTACAGGGATATGTTGACACTCCAGCGGACGGCCGATGTATTGACCAGCAAACCGAGAATACCTAACATATCTTTCAAACAATCAGACTGTCAAACCAACTCAGATAATTTGGACGACCCTGTCATAATCTCTATTCAAACAGGGGACCTCCTAGTAAAGAAAGCCCTCCTCGACCCTGGCAGCAGTGCTGACGTCCTGTTCTATTCAACTTTCAAAAGGATGAAACTCAGTGAATGA
- the LOC112733416 gene encoding endonuclease 1 isoform X2: MYRKTYSEEMDRLGGLWGSLPLAFLLLLGAAFNSAPGANAWSKEGHMITCKIAQSLLEPEAAEAVHHLLPEYVKGDLSALCVWPDQIRHWYKYRWTSPLHFIDTPDDSCSFSYSRDCHDQHGVKDMCVAGAVKNFTSQLLHYREGTADRRYNMTEALLFLSHFMGDIHQPMHVGFTTDEGGNTIELRWFRHKSNLHHVWDREIILTALADYYEKDVDQLLQDIERNYTDGIWSSDVSSWQHCSDISKCVTSWAKESIQIACKWGYNGVEAGETLADDYFNSRMPYVMKRIAQGGIRLAMILNQVFGGSEEGFAAAT, translated from the exons ATG tATAGAAAAACATATTCAGAAGAGATGGATAGGCTTGGAGGTTTGTGGGGTTCTCTTCCATTagcttttcttttgttgttaggtGCTGCTTTCAATTCAGCACCTGGTGCCAATGCTTGGAGCAAAGAGGGTCATATGATAACCTGCAAAATTGCACAG TCACTTTTAGAGCCTGAGGCAGCAGAAGCTGTTCATCATTTGTTACCTGAGTATGTTAAAGGAGACTTATCAGCCCTTTGTGTATGGCCAGACCAAATAAGGCACTGGTACAAATATAGGTGGACAAGTCCACTTCACTTCATTGACACACCAGATGattcttgttctttttcttacTCAA GGGACTGCCATGATCAGCATGGAGTGAAGGATATGTGTGTTGCTGGTGCTGTAAAAAATTTCACTTCTCAGCTTTTGCATTACAGAGAGGGCACTGCAGATAGGAGAT ACAACATGACTGAGGCCTTATTGTTCTTGTCACACTTCATGGGAGATATACATCAG CCAATGCATGTTGGATTCACCACTGATGAAGGAGGAAACACAATCGAACTGCGATGGTTTCGCCACAAATCCAACCTGCACCAT gTTTGGGACAGAGAAATCATCCTGACAGCACTAGCAGACTATTATGAAAAGGATGTGGATCAACTCTTACAAGACATTGAAAGGAACTACACTGAT GGGATATGGTCAAGTGACGTTTCATCATGGCAACATTGTAGTGATATCTCTAAATGTGTAACTAG CTGGGCCAAAGAGAGTATTCAAATAGCTTGTAAATGGGGTTACAATGGAGTTGAAGCTGGGGAAACTCTAGCAG ATGATTACTTTAACTCAAGGATGCCCTATGTGATGAAACGAATTGCTCAAGGTGGAATTCGGTTAGCCATGATCTTGAACCAAGTGTTTGGTGGCTCTGAAGAAGGATTTGCAGCAGCTACTTAA
- the LOC112733418 gene encoding internal alternative NAD(P)H-ubiquinone oxidoreductase A1, mitochondrial has protein sequence MALARIARANLRRSEGAFGNYAPEMNVLSEGRAYTSKFSSTSPYYHVNSKAGDNLSYNPSIKEQNLMNFSMRGISGTPYYQHPSASTERVLEESDSELEHDEPRYAGLEATKPGEKPRVVVLGTGWAACRFLKGLDTRIYDVVCISPRNHMVFTPLLASTCVGTLEFRSVAEPVSRIQNALSNGPSSYFFLASCTGIDTNKHEVYCEAVNNGGLPREPYQFKVAYDKLVIAAGSEPLTFGIKGVKENAFFLREVNHAQEIRKRLLLNLMLSENPGISEEEKKRLLHCVVIGGGPTGVEFSGELSDFIMGDVHKRYTHVKDYIRVTLIEANEILSSFDVSLRKYAIRHLTKSGVHLMKGVVKEVHPKRVVLSDGTEVPYGLLVWSTGVGPSEFVKTLNLPKSPGGRIGVDEWLRVPSVEDVFALGDCAGFLEQTERPVLPALAQVAEREGKFLVELFNKMGKQNGGKAFSAKSIPLGDPFVYTHLGSMASVGGYKALVDLRQSKSSKGVSLAGFVSWLIWRSAYLTRVLSWRNRFYVAVNWATTLVFGRDNSKI, from the exons ATGGCATTGGCAAGAATTGCTAGGGCCAACCTGAGAAGATCAGAGGGTGCTTTTGGCAATTATGCACCTGAGATGAACGTACTGTCTGAGGGAAGAGCATACACAAGCAAATTCTCATCAACATCACCTTATTACCATGTAAATTCCAAGGCAGGTGACAATCTTTCATATAATCCAAGCATTAAGGAACAGAACTTGATGAATTTCTCAATGAGGGGAATATCAGGAACTCCTTATTATCAGCATCCTTCTGCCAGTACAGAGAGGGTTCTGGAGGAGTCCGATTCGGAGCTGGAACATGATGAGCCAAGATATGCAGGACTAGAGGCAACAAAGCCAGGTGAGAAGCCAAGGGTGGTTGTTCTTGGAACAGGTTGGGCTGCTTGCAGGTTCTTGAAAGGGCTAGACACCAGAATCTATGATGTTGTGTGTATATCACCTAGGAACCATATGGTCTTCACTCCTTTGCTGGCTTCAACATGTGTTGGAACACTTGAATTCAGGTCTGTTGCTGAGCCTGTCAGCAGAATACAGAATGCGCTCTCAAATGGCCCCAGTTCCTACTTCTTTCTGGCTTCTTGCACTGGCATTGACACAAACAAGCATGAG GTGTACTGTGAGGCAGTTAATAATGGTGGATTACCTAGGGAGCCTTACCAGTTTAAAGTGGCATATGACAAGCTTGTGATTGCAGCCGGATCTGAGCCTTTGACTTTTGGTATCAAGGGAGTGAAGGAGAATGCATTTTTCCTTCGTGAAGTAAACCATGCTCAAGAAATTCGGAAGAGACTTCTCCTCAACCTTATGCTTTCTGAAAATCCTG GCATatcagaagaagaaaagaagcgaCTTTTGCATTGTGTAGTTATTGGTGGTGGTCCTACAGGAGTGGAATTCAGCGGTGAATTGAGTGATTTCATCATGGGAGATGTTCATAAGCGCTATACTCATGTTAAAGATTACATTCGTGTCACACTCATTGAG GCAAACGAGATATTGTCATCCTTTGATGTTAGCCTACGAAAATATGCTATAAGGCACTTAACAAAG AGTGGGGTTCATCTAATGAAGGGTGTTGTGAAGGAGGTTCATCCAAAAAGAGTAGTTCTGAGTGATGGAACTGAAGTTCCTTATGGCCTATTGGTATGGTCCACAGGGGTTGGACCTTCTGAGTTTGTGAAGACACTGAACCTTCCCAAGTCTCCCGGTGGAAG GATTGGTGTGGATGAATGGCTGCGTGTTCCTTCTGTAGAAGATGTGTTTGCCCTTGGGGATTGTGCTGGTTTTCTTGAACAAACTGAAAGGCCTGTGCTTCCAGCTCTAGCTCAG GTAGCTGAAAGGGAAGGGAAGTTCCTAGTGGAGTTATTCAACAAGATGGGAAAACAAAATGGAGGGAAGGCTTTCTCTGCTAAGAGCATCCCTCTTGGAGACCCTTTTGTGTACACTCATCTTGGCAGCATGGCATCAGTAGGAGGCTATAAAGCCCTCGTTGACCTGCGCCAGTCAAAG TCTTCAAAGGGGGTCTCACTGGCTGGTTTTGTCAGCTGGCTAATATGGCGTTCTGCTTACTTGACACGTGTACTAAGCTGGAGGAACAGGTTTTACGTGGCAGTCAACTGGGCAACCACATTGGTCTTCGGCAGAGACAATAGCAAGATCTAA
- the LOC112733416 gene encoding endonuclease 1 isoform X1, protein MDRLGGLWGSLPLAFLLLLGAAFNSAPGANAWSKEGHMITCKIAQSLLEPEAAEAVHHLLPEYVKGDLSALCVWPDQIRHWYKYRWTSPLHFIDTPDDSCSFSYSRDCHDQHGVKDMCVAGAVKNFTSQLLHYREGTADRRYNMTEALLFLSHFMGDIHQPMHVGFTTDEGGNTIELRWFRHKSNLHHVWDREIILTALADYYEKDVDQLLQDIERNYTDGIWSSDVSSWQHCSDISKCVTSWAKESIQIACKWGYNGVEAGETLADDYFNSRMPYVMKRIAQGGIRLAMILNQVFGGSEEGFAAAT, encoded by the exons ATGGATAGGCTTGGAGGTTTGTGGGGTTCTCTTCCATTagcttttcttttgttgttaggtGCTGCTTTCAATTCAGCACCTGGTGCCAATGCTTGGAGCAAAGAGGGTCATATGATAACCTGCAAAATTGCACAG TCACTTTTAGAGCCTGAGGCAGCAGAAGCTGTTCATCATTTGTTACCTGAGTATGTTAAAGGAGACTTATCAGCCCTTTGTGTATGGCCAGACCAAATAAGGCACTGGTACAAATATAGGTGGACAAGTCCACTTCACTTCATTGACACACCAGATGattcttgttctttttcttacTCAA GGGACTGCCATGATCAGCATGGAGTGAAGGATATGTGTGTTGCTGGTGCTGTAAAAAATTTCACTTCTCAGCTTTTGCATTACAGAGAGGGCACTGCAGATAGGAGAT ACAACATGACTGAGGCCTTATTGTTCTTGTCACACTTCATGGGAGATATACATCAG CCAATGCATGTTGGATTCACCACTGATGAAGGAGGAAACACAATCGAACTGCGATGGTTTCGCCACAAATCCAACCTGCACCAT gTTTGGGACAGAGAAATCATCCTGACAGCACTAGCAGACTATTATGAAAAGGATGTGGATCAACTCTTACAAGACATTGAAAGGAACTACACTGAT GGGATATGGTCAAGTGACGTTTCATCATGGCAACATTGTAGTGATATCTCTAAATGTGTAACTAG CTGGGCCAAAGAGAGTATTCAAATAGCTTGTAAATGGGGTTACAATGGAGTTGAAGCTGGGGAAACTCTAGCAG ATGATTACTTTAACTCAAGGATGCCCTATGTGATGAAACGAATTGCTCAAGGTGGAATTCGGTTAGCCATGATCTTGAACCAAGTGTTTGGTGGCTCTGAAGAAGGATTTGCAGCAGCTACTTAA
- the LOC112735412 gene encoding protein MAIN-LIKE 1-like, whose amino-acid sequence MRRQQGMRLDERYVLYLQMAGLYHLARLNDRWFRLDEPLVNAFVERWRPETYTFHMPFGECTITLQDAAYQQGLPVDRRYVSGYLTDFQIYIQGGRPAWVWFQELLGVLPPVNQIQKFAVNCTWFQETFGECPKGADDEIVRYYARAYIMILLGTQLFADKSGNRIHIIWLPNVARLEEMGGYSWGSAALAWLYRCIAEWPTDKW is encoded by the coding sequence atgcggcggcagcagggcatgcgactCGATGAGAGGTACGTCCTGTACCTGCAGATGGCCGGattataccatcttgcaaggctgaaTGATAGATGGTTCAGATTGGATGAGCCTCTTGTCAATGCTTTCGTCGAGCGGTGGCGTCCGGAGACGTACACGTTCCACATGCCATTCGGGGAGTGCACCATCACACTACAGGACGCGGCGTACCAGCAGGGCTTGCCGGTCGACAGACGTTATGTGAGTGGTTACTTGACAGACTTCCAGATATACATCCAAGGTGGCCGTCCTGCCTGGgtgtggttccaggagttgcttgGTGTGTTACCTCCTGTTAACCAAATTCAGAAGTTCGCAGTGAACTGCACCTGGTTCCAGGAGACTTTTGGAGAGTGCCCCAAGGGAGCCGACGATGAGATAGTGAGGTACTACGCTCGTGCCTATATCATGATACTGTTGGGCACTCAGTtgtttgccgacaagtccggcaacCGTATTCACATCATATGGCTACCCAACGTAGctaggcttgaggagatgggtggCTACAGCTGGGGGTCGGCAGCACTAGCGTGGTTGTACCGGTGTATTGCCGAGTGGCCAACAGACAAGTGGTGA